The region TGACTTTCCACTTGAAATGACTAGAAAACTTGCCAAGTAATTCAATTACTTgaattcttagatttttttttcagtccaggtcttttatttctttttgtacatcAGGCCATGAATTTGTATGGAATGGGCTCCAGCAGCTCAGGCTCCTTCCCGTTAGTCTTCACAAAGTGTGCTTCTCTGGGTGGAGCAGGCTGACGCTTCAGCTGAACCCAGGTGCCcttctctttggcttcctttttcttttggtcGTTCTCCTTCACCCgcttcaggaagctgtctctgctCTTCGAGTGCTTGATATGTTCAATCCGCACATTAATTCTCTTGGCAAGAATCTTGCCCTTAACTTGCTTGTTTACAATGATGCCCACAGCATGCTGGGTGACATTGTAGACTCTTCTGGTTTTGCCATGGTAACATTTATGGGGCATTCCTTTTTGAACAGTGCCCATTCCCTTGATAGCTACAATATCGCCCTTCTTGTAGATTCGCATGTAAGTGGCCAAAGGGACAACTCCATGTTTCCTAAAGGGCCTAGAGAACATATAACTAgtgcccctcctctttccctttgtgtttgtCATTTTGGCGAGTTACTGAAAGATGGCTACTGAGGCCAAGGAATTCTTAGCTTCTCGTGGGGGGAGGATCCCCACACTCTTTGGTGACAAGAGACTCCCCCCATGAGCTTGTATGCACTGAGAGTATCCTGAACATCCTGAGCAATGAATCCATTCCCTGTGCTGGCTTGTTGAAAACTTCTGAATGATTAGGATTTAAAAAGGAGTGTTTTAAAATTGATATGTGCCTACTGAAGATAAAATCAGTAAGTGATTGAAGCTGTTGGAAGTGCTAGACTGCctt is a window of Arvicola amphibius chromosome X, mArvAmp1.2, whole genome shotgun sequence DNA encoding:
- the LOC119805444 gene encoding 60S ribosomal protein L21-like, with translation MTNTKGKRRGTSYMFSRPFRKHGVVPLATYMRIYKKGDIVAIKGMGTVQKGMPHKCYHGKTRRVYNVTQHAVGIIVNKQVKGKILAKRINVRIEHIKHSKSRDSFLKRVKENDQKKKEAKEKGTWVQLKRQPAPPREAHFVKTNGKEPELLEPIPYKFMA